The window CGCCTTTGTCACCGCGGAAGTACTTGACCAGCAGTTGATCGTCCGTTCGAGCGCCGAACACGGTCCTGAAGAAGTGCCTGAAGTAGTGGGGTGAGACGTTGCTTTCGAGCGTTGCGTCGGCGTCCCACCAGCCCTGTGCTTCGGCCCAGTCGCTCACCTGATCCCAGATGTAGTCGGCTCGGAGCCGGTCACCTGGGATTGTTGAGCTACCTGGGACGGTCAACGTCAGCAGCGGTTCGGCGGGCGATCGTGACGGCGGCCGGATCGCCAGCCACAGTAGGATCACGGCTTTGGTCTCCTTGTCGATCGGGACGTATGTTCCGCGGGCTCGTTTGTTCGGATCCTTCCGCTCTTCGCCGTTCACGACGTCGCCGACTTCGATCTCGGATCGCGGCGCGATGTACAGGGTATCGGGCCTGTCTTCGAGGTTCTTGCGGCACTCTGGGAAGTGCTCTTTGAACCAGTGGTGATCGAGGTTGATGTCGCGCATGTCGAGGTTGGCGAGTTCCGAGGCTCGCATCCCGGTCTTGATCAACAGCATTAGGATGCACAGCAGCAGCGGATGGTTGACCGAGAGGATGGCTTCTCGCATCTGTTTCAGTGAGAGATCCCGCCGTTCCGTGGTTCGATCGTCGTTCCACGTTCGGTCTTCCAGCACGAGCGCGATCGCGTTGTAGTTGATGTCGCTGTAGGTCTCACTCCGCTGGCGGCGCATCGCGTAGTCGTAGAAGTGCGCGACGCTGCCGGCGTAGCTTTTCACCGTTGAATCCTTGATGCTGTCTTTCGCTTCGAGCCAGTTGATGAAGTCCTCGGCGTCGTCATCGTTGAAGTCACCGGGCTTGATCCCGCGTTCATCAATGAACTCGGCGAAGTGCCTGAGCGCGGTGCCGCTCTGTCGCCAAGTCTTTCTGCGTACCGACCTCTTTCGGTTCTCCATGTAGGCGGCGATCTCATCGTCGCGGTCGGTCAAGTCGGTGTAGCCGGGGGACGTCCACTGGTTCGGGTAGTCGTCTTCGGCTTCGTCTTTGTCGTCCCCTATCATTTGAGGTAGTACCCTTCCTGTTCCGGGCTGTACTCGATCTGGCTGTTCGTCTTCAGGATCGTGTATGTGGTTTCGCGGATCGGCGAGAGGATCGCTTCGAGGAGCTCGCCCTGATCGATTGCGTCGGCTTCGTCGTCGGGGAGCTGCTCGACGATGTTGGCTTCGAGTTCGCCGCGGCCGTCCTCGTCAGCGAGGTTTTCGAGCGCCACCAACTGGCGTTCGCCGGCGGTGGCCATCGCACGCATGTACTCGCTGAGGTTCATCTCGCGCTCTTCGGCACGTTCTTCGATCCATGTACGCTGGTAGTCGTACATGGAGAGTGTGAGCTTCACTTGTTTCCCCGTCCCGTCTTCGGGATCGGGGTCTGCGTTTGGTCCTATCATCTGTTTGGGTGTTGTGATTCTGCTATCGTTATTATACGGCTTCTAAGCGGTTCTTCTGAGTTAGGCCGGTAGAGTTCGTGCTGCAATCGTCGATTTATGAATGATGGAAGTCTGCTGAATGAGTGGAATGAGTGAATCGCATGACTGCGTCGGGTTGGGTGACACGATGATACGGGCTTGGTCATGCATATTCTGTTGTCGTTCACCCCGGTTCTCGCAGGGCTATAGGCCGATTCGCACGGCACAGGGCTCCTACCGGCCGACCGCGCCCGTTTCGTTGTCACACATACAACTTTCTGGTGAAGACGTATAAAAGCTCGCAACGATTATCAGAAGTGTGGTAGTATGTTAAACGCTAAATTCTGGGATTAGAGAGGCTGCAATATGGTCGTGCTGTCAGCAGGTAAGTCATACTGACAGTATGCCCTATTAAACCCTTGGATTTCGTAACCGGCTTCGCAAC is drawn from Natrinema sp. CBA1119 and contains these coding sequences:
- a CDS encoding phage integrase SAM-like domain-containing protein is translated as MIGDDKDEAEDDYPNQWTSPGYTDLTDRDDEIAAYMENRKRSVRRKTWRQSGTALRHFAEFIDERGIKPGDFNDDDAEDFINWLEAKDSIKDSTVKSYAGSVAHFYDYAMRRQRSETYSDINYNAIALVLEDRTWNDDRTTERRDLSLKQMREAILSVNHPLLLCILMLLIKTGMRASELANLDMRDINLDHHWFKEHFPECRKNLEDRPDTLYIAPRSEIEVGDVVNGEERKDPNKRARGTYVPIDKETKAVILLWLAIRPPSRSPAEPLLTLTVPGSSTIPGDRLRADYIWDQVSDWAEAQGWWDADATLESNVSPHYFRHFFRTVFGARTDDQLLVKYFRGDKGDAMEDYMHYWESHVREPYLQAIYKIF